One Micromonospora eburnea genomic region harbors:
- a CDS encoding glycoside hydrolase family 2 protein: protein MTLLTPWGATLDTERVLPEYPRPQFARDSYLNLNGRWEYAITGSAAEPERYDGEILVPFSPESTLSGVGRQLRPGETLWYRRPLALPAGFHAAGSRLLLHFGAVDQTCQVYLNGVRVGGHTGGYLPFTCDVTDALREDANVLVVSVQDDSDTGHHSRGKQRLRRGGIWYTAQSGIWQTVWAESVPAVHMQHLTLTPLLDEGCVEVTVHATATSGDAGIRILADGVSVAEAAAPVGVAVRIPIPGVRVWSPEDPFLYDVTAELGADRVRSYFGMRSFGVGPDGDGVPRLLLNGQPYFHAGILDQGYWSDGMYTAPSDEAMVADIATMKRLGFTMLRKHIKVEPLRWYYHCDRLGMLVWQDMVNGGGSYHPLVVTAPAVTPLRLPDRGRWRRWFSRANAGGRAQFRAELRDTVEHLRNVVSLAVWVPFNEGWGQFDAARIAREVAELDPTRTVDHASGWHDQRGGDLRSLHVYFRRFRVPRRRGDRRVLVLSEYGGYNLRVDGHAFSRKDFGYRRCRTAEELGEAFVRLHTEQIEPAIPAGLSATVYTQLSDVEDELNGLLTYDRRVVKLPEEAVRQVNARLRYQRL, encoded by the coding sequence GTGACGCTGCTGACCCCGTGGGGTGCCACGCTCGACACGGAGCGTGTCCTGCCCGAGTACCCGCGCCCGCAGTTCGCCCGGGACAGCTATCTCAACCTCAACGGCCGGTGGGAGTACGCGATCACCGGTTCCGCCGCGGAGCCTGAGCGCTACGACGGTGAGATCCTCGTGCCGTTCTCACCGGAGTCCACGCTCTCCGGCGTCGGGCGCCAGCTGCGGCCCGGCGAGACGCTGTGGTACCGCCGCCCGCTGGCGCTGCCGGCGGGCTTCCACGCGGCCGGCTCGCGGCTGTTGCTGCACTTCGGCGCGGTCGACCAGACCTGCCAGGTGTACCTGAACGGAGTCCGGGTCGGCGGCCACACCGGTGGGTATCTGCCGTTCACCTGCGACGTCACCGACGCGCTCCGTGAGGATGCCAACGTCCTGGTCGTGTCGGTCCAGGACGACAGCGACACCGGCCACCACTCCCGGGGCAAGCAGCGGCTGCGCCGCGGCGGCATCTGGTACACCGCCCAATCCGGGATCTGGCAGACGGTGTGGGCCGAGAGCGTGCCCGCCGTCCACATGCAGCACCTCACCCTGACTCCGCTCCTCGACGAGGGCTGCGTCGAGGTGACCGTGCACGCGACGGCGACCTCCGGCGACGCCGGCATCCGGATCCTGGCCGACGGGGTCTCGGTGGCCGAGGCCGCCGCGCCCGTCGGCGTAGCCGTGCGTATCCCGATCCCGGGGGTACGGGTATGGAGCCCCGAGGATCCGTTCCTGTACGACGTGACCGCCGAGCTGGGCGCGGACCGGGTCCGCAGCTACTTCGGCATGCGCTCGTTCGGGGTCGGACCGGACGGGGACGGCGTGCCCCGGCTGCTGCTCAACGGCCAGCCGTACTTCCACGCCGGGATTCTCGACCAGGGCTACTGGTCGGACGGCATGTACACCGCGCCCTCCGACGAGGCGATGGTCGCCGACATCGCGACCATGAAACGACTCGGGTTCACCATGCTGCGCAAGCACATCAAGGTCGAGCCGCTGCGCTGGTACTACCACTGCGACCGGCTGGGAATGCTGGTCTGGCAGGACATGGTCAACGGCGGCGGCAGCTACCACCCGCTGGTCGTCACCGCGCCGGCGGTGACGCCGCTACGGCTGCCCGATCGGGGCCGGTGGCGGCGCTGGTTCAGCCGCGCCAACGCGGGCGGGCGGGCCCAGTTCCGGGCGGAGCTGCGCGACACCGTCGAGCACCTGCGCAACGTGGTGAGTCTCGCCGTATGGGTGCCCTTCAACGAGGGCTGGGGGCAGTTCGACGCGGCCCGGATCGCCCGCGAGGTCGCCGAGCTCGACCCCACCCGTACGGTCGACCACGCCAGCGGGTGGCACGACCAGCGCGGCGGCGACCTCAGGAGCCTGCACGTCTACTTCCGCCGGTTCCGGGTGCCGCGGCGACGCGGCGACCGGCGGGTGCTGGTGCTGTCGGAGTACGGCGGCTACAACCTGCGCGTCGACGGGCATGCCTTCAGCCGCAAGGATTTCGGCTACCGGCGGTGCCGGACCGCCGAGGAGCTGGGCGAGGCCTTCGTACGGCTGCACACCGAGCAGATCGAACCCGCGATCCCGGCTGGTCTGAGCGCGACCGTCTACACGCAGCTATCCGATGTGGAGGACGAGCTGAACGGTCTGCTCACCTACGACCGCCGCGTGGTCAAACTCCCCGAGGAGGCCGTCCGGCAGGTCAACGCCCGGCTGCGCTACCAGCGGTTGTGA
- a CDS encoding DUF2804 domain-containing protein, translated as MTHEKEIVEPVDLCLPNGRLNPAAVGWTRRPLHRANLRGWGRAKRWEYWGIVTPTHIVGLVASSLDYAGVHGVYVLDRATKVEVSKDVVVPFARGAVLPPVSGAGTASVRGAGLSIDIDQNSEGSTIRATAPGVEIDLVVPLPPGHESLGVVVPWSARRFQYTVKDVGRPVRGSLRVNGAAHAVAEEDSFAVLDHGRGKWPYAIRWNWAAGSGPGVSIQLGGKWTDGTGSTENALFVDGRLHKLGAELRWSYDRRDWLRPWRISGDRVEVEFHPFHEKIARTNLGIVANETHQCFGHFSGWVQADDGERVTVDGLVGWAEEAHNRW; from the coding sequence GTGACGCACGAGAAGGAGATCGTCGAGCCGGTCGACCTGTGCCTGCCGAACGGGCGGCTCAACCCCGCGGCGGTCGGCTGGACCCGCCGACCGCTGCACCGGGCGAACCTGCGCGGCTGGGGTAGGGCCAAGCGCTGGGAGTATTGGGGGATCGTCACGCCCACCCACATCGTCGGCCTCGTCGCGTCGTCGCTGGACTACGCCGGCGTGCACGGCGTCTACGTGCTCGACCGCGCCACGAAGGTCGAGGTCAGCAAGGACGTGGTGGTCCCCTTCGCCCGTGGCGCCGTACTGCCGCCCGTCAGCGGCGCGGGCACCGCGAGCGTGCGCGGCGCCGGCCTGTCGATCGACATCGACCAGAACTCCGAGGGGAGCACGATCCGCGCCACCGCACCGGGCGTCGAGATCGACCTCGTCGTGCCGCTGCCGCCCGGCCACGAGTCGCTCGGCGTCGTGGTCCCGTGGAGCGCGCGCCGGTTCCAGTACACGGTCAAGGACGTCGGACGCCCGGTGCGCGGCTCGCTCCGGGTGAACGGCGCGGCGCACGCCGTGGCCGAGGAGGACTCGTTCGCCGTACTCGACCACGGCCGGGGCAAGTGGCCATACGCGATCCGGTGGAACTGGGCGGCCGGCAGCGGGCCGGGCGTGTCGATCCAGCTCGGTGGCAAATGGACCGACGGCACCGGCTCGACCGAGAACGCCCTTTTCGTCGACGGGCGGCTGCACAAGCTCGGCGCCGAACTGCGCTGGAGCTACGACCGCCGCGACTGGCTGCGGCCGTGGCGGATCAGCGGTGACCGGGTGGAGGTGGAGTTCCACCCGTTCCACGAGAAGATCGCGCGCACCAACCTCGGCATCGTGGCCAACGAGACCCACCAGTGCTTCGGGCACTTCTCCGGCTGGGTCCAGGCGGACGATGGCGAACGGGTGACCGTGGACGGCCTGGTCGGATGGGCGGAGGAGGCTCACAACCGCTGGTAG